A genome region from Bacteroides stercoris ATCC 43183 includes the following:
- a CDS encoding SusC/RagA family TonB-linked outer membrane protein, with product MRKIHLKNCQKVILMAVVMFCTLSSLYAQVGQTVTGVVKDTEGEPLIGVSVLEIGTSNGAITNLDGQYTLTLTKNKSVLAFSYIGYTKQEISVSGRKSIIVVMKEDAVGLQEVIVTGYGKTVTKDKLTAAISKVSSEVLERGVRANPLTALAGTVTGVRVTQTSGQPGSGPSIQVRAGASLNGKGSPLYIIDGVQKDDMNDINSNDIESIEILKDAAATALYGARANNGVVLVTTKSGHVGKTTITLNVNVGKGFARDNYNFLNARDYLYWERMAANRSGDDLNLVNGWGTGNDITADGNQTASGIYSTTILTDKNKYLLDYGWQSMKDPVTDNYLLFKETNMRDLNMQDAWTQDYNISFSGGNEKGKYYSSIGYYDETGFPLESGYERLSFNLNGEYKIKNWLKASGFVNFSRSETNPNYMSDANFWSVVPAVPPTFKGANMDGTVIKLINNTQNANWNEMKNYYYRRNTAYKTTLGTSFQIDLMKGLSLKLSGMWYLHMVEKESFNKELPNGPGKVDSNRKASADYARRLDQTYNAIFNYNTSFGDHSISAVGGFEMIDKYNFGLKASGQGATSDDFIGLQFTEPLDANGKSTRNMSTTHTQERIMSGFINASYDYKSKYLFSFSGRYDGYSKLVDNRWGFFPGVSAAWNVYREEFMEKYLDIFSNMKLRMGYGQNGNVNGIGLYELQGSYANAGNYNGVYGLLIDDIAYPGLRWEKTTSFDAAIELGLFNKVDFSVGYFNKKTTDLIADVPLSASSGVGSMKTNNGAVRSQGMELEVNYRIFDRKDFKWNVGANVTFVKSKVLKLPDNGNENNRQGGTEVYKGKGSNETVWRGGIQEGQSYGDIYGFKMTHVVRDEADLANYAYYVDKVPSQPVYGPAAYAQLTVEQQKNAQKLAPGDAVWYDVNGDGIIDTHDQVKFGNSIPKWMGGFNTSASWKGLTLFARFDYALGYKKWNSGYQYFMGITSGSFNVPELAKKTWTEDNPTAGLPVLMTNDTNFKKNYTRNTSLFWENAAYLCAREISLSYDLPSQWTKKAMMEKVTVTLTGQNLFYVTSNNLYTPEYDSKNNTKDDGKGGYALPKTVLMGIKVVF from the coding sequence ATGAGAAAAATACATTTAAAGAACTGTCAGAAAGTAATTCTCATGGCAGTGGTAATGTTTTGTACTTTGAGTAGCTTATATGCTCAAGTAGGACAGACAGTGACAGGTGTTGTAAAAGACACTGAAGGAGAACCGCTGATTGGCGTTTCTGTATTGGAAATTGGTACATCTAATGGCGCTATTACTAATTTGGATGGACAATATACGTTAACTTTGACAAAAAACAAATCGGTATTGGCTTTCTCTTACATAGGCTATACTAAGCAGGAGATTTCCGTCAGCGGACGTAAAAGTATTATTGTTGTGATGAAAGAAGATGCAGTAGGCTTACAAGAAGTTATCGTTACAGGTTACGGGAAAACTGTAACTAAAGATAAGTTGACAGCTGCTATTTCTAAAGTTTCTTCCGAAGTATTGGAGAGGGGAGTACGTGCCAATCCGTTGACGGCTTTGGCCGGTACTGTTACTGGTGTACGTGTTACGCAGACTTCCGGTCAGCCGGGGTCAGGACCTTCTATTCAAGTTCGTGCCGGTGCTTCTTTGAACGGTAAAGGTAGTCCGTTATATATTATTGACGGTGTACAAAAGGATGATATGAACGATATTAATAGTAATGATATTGAGTCTATCGAAATTTTGAAAGATGCTGCTGCAACAGCACTTTATGGTGCTCGTGCCAACAATGGTGTAGTGTTAGTAACTACTAAGAGCGGTCATGTCGGTAAAACTACCATTACTTTGAATGTAAATGTAGGTAAAGGCTTTGCTCGTGACAACTACAATTTCCTGAATGCCCGTGATTATCTATATTGGGAACGTATGGCTGCAAATCGTAGTGGGGATGACCTGAACCTTGTTAATGGTTGGGGTACGGGGAATGATATTACAGCCGATGGAAATCAGACAGCCAGTGGTATTTACAGTACGACTATTCTGACCGATAAGAATAAATATTTGCTGGATTACGGTTGGCAGTCTATGAAAGACCCGGTTACCGATAACTATCTGTTGTTCAAGGAAACTAATATGCGTGATTTGAATATGCAGGACGCTTGGACGCAAGATTATAATATTTCTTTCTCGGGTGGTAATGAAAAAGGAAAGTACTATTCAAGTATTGGATATTATGATGAAACAGGCTTTCCATTGGAATCTGGTTATGAGCGTTTATCTTTTAATTTGAATGGTGAATACAAAATTAAGAATTGGTTGAAAGCTTCCGGTTTTGTAAACTTTTCTCGTTCCGAAACAAATCCTAACTATATGAGTGATGCTAATTTTTGGAGCGTAGTACCTGCCGTTCCACCTACTTTCAAAGGTGCCAACATGGATGGAACGGTCATTAAATTGATCAATAATACTCAGAATGCCAACTGGAATGAGATGAAGAACTATTACTATCGTAGGAATACAGCCTACAAGACAACTTTGGGTACTTCATTCCAAATAGACCTTATGAAAGGATTGAGCTTGAAGTTGAGTGGTATGTGGTATCTTCATATGGTTGAAAAAGAATCTTTCAACAAGGAACTTCCGAATGGTCCGGGTAAAGTGGATTCTAATCGAAAGGCTTCTGCCGACTATGCACGTCGCCTAGATCAGACTTATAATGCTATATTTAACTATAATACTTCTTTTGGCGATCATAGCATCAGTGCCGTAGGTGGTTTTGAGATGATAGATAAGTATAATTTCGGTCTTAAAGCATCCGGTCAAGGAGCTACTTCTGATGATTTTATCGGATTGCAGTTCACAGAACCTTTAGATGCCAATGGAAAGTCCACTCGTAATATGTCTACTACTCATACGCAGGAACGTATTATGTCTGGTTTCATCAATGCATCCTATGACTATAAAAGTAAGTATTTGTTCTCTTTCTCTGGACGTTATGACGGTTATTCTAAGTTGGTAGACAATCGTTGGGGATTCTTTCCTGGTGTGAGTGCTGCATGGAATGTGTATCGTGAAGAATTCATGGAAAAGTATCTGGATATATTTTCTAATATGAAATTACGTATGGGATATGGACAGAATGGTAATGTAAATGGTATCGGGCTGTATGAGTTGCAAGGGAGCTATGCTAATGCCGGTAATTATAATGGTGTGTATGGTTTGTTGATAGATGACATTGCTTACCCTGGATTGCGTTGGGAAAAAACAACTTCGTTTGATGCAGCAATTGAATTAGGTTTATTCAATAAGGTCGATTTTAGTGTAGGTTACTTCAATAAGAAAACTACCGATTTGATAGCTGATGTGCCTTTGTCTGCTTCATCTGGTGTGGGTTCTATGAAAACCAACAACGGTGCGGTACGCAGCCAGGGTATGGAATTGGAAGTGAATTATCGTATTTTTGATCGTAAAGATTTTAAGTGGAATGTAGGTGCTAATGTTACGTTTGTTAAGTCTAAAGTGCTGAAATTACCTGATAATGGTAATGAAAACAATCGTCAGGGCGGTACAGAGGTCTATAAAGGTAAGGGCAGTAATGAAACAGTGTGGAGAGGCGGTATACAAGAAGGACAATCTTATGGTGACATTTATGGTTTTAAAATGACACATGTTGTTCGTGATGAAGCAGACCTTGCAAATTATGCTTATTACGTAGACAAAGTTCCTTCTCAACCAGTATACGGTCCGGCGGCCTATGCTCAATTAACTGTTGAGCAACAGAAGAATGCCCAGAAACTGGCTCCCGGTGATGCTGTATGGTACGATGTAAATGGTGACGGTATCATTGATACGCACGACCAGGTAAAGTTTGGTAACTCCATACCTAAATGGATGGGTGGTTTTAATACTTCTGCTTCTTGGAAAGGACTGACTCTCTTTGCTCGTTTCGACTATGCACTAGGATATAAGAAGTGGAATAGCGGTTATCAATATTTCATGGGAATAACATCCGGTTCCTTTAATGTTCCGGAACTCGCCAAGAAAACATGGACAGAAGATAATCCTACAGCAGGATTGCCGGTATTAATGACTAATGATACTAATTTTAAGAAAAACTATACTCGTAATACTTCTTTGTTCTGGGAAAATGCTGCTTATCTGTGTGCTCGTGAAATCTCTTTGAGTTATGACTTACCTTCACAGTGGACAAAGAAAGCTATGATGGAGAAGGTAACGGTAACGCTCACCGGGCAGAATCTGTTTTATGTGACGAGCAACAATCTCTATACTCCCGAATATGATTCTAAAAATAATACCAAGGATGACGGTAAGGGCGGATATGCTTTGCCTAAGACTGTATTGATGGGAATAAAGGTTGTGTTCTAA
- a CDS encoding RagB/SusD family nutrient uptake outer membrane protein, whose amino-acid sequence MKKIKYIFLILLIGAIQSCDYLDLSPVDSYGISNYWSTKDQVERYVRGLHYRLRERQEIFFKMGELRGGTFVGTSSSLFNQSISDVAAVNNNLTVTNSVITNWGNFYMDIMQINHAIQSVPDTDALNETEKNYYMGILYGLRSFYYFHLFRTYGGVPLIETARVMDGSFTPADLNQPRATEEEIYAFLVKDIKTSDDYFEKDDYTINSTDKSSYWSKAATKMLKAEILLWGCKVRPIGGANVFSKDVSADLTAAKQALQDVIDSEKYGFASTTSFADVFDVAKKDNKEMIFVVRYLLNEKENFFSKFLYPTNTNLVGFQDADGNVYAGDNVNPLNLNGTASNFQYTKALFDEFSKDDIRRSTTFFDVYKIEGGDAAILLTKFMGEMDNDTRRFTNDWPIYRYADLQLLLAEIVTMQGGDPTTYINSIRQRAYGDTYANHKYPQSGETAEDAILEERTKEFVGEGKHWYDIRRMKDGDLAKALQINVTGDLVEKHLLWPIDAAVMSKDPQVEQTPGY is encoded by the coding sequence ATGAAAAAGATAAAATACATATTCTTGATATTGTTGATAGGAGCCATACAGTCATGTGATTACTTGGACTTAAGTCCGGTAGATTCCTATGGCATCAGTAATTATTGGAGTACAAAAGATCAGGTGGAACGCTATGTTCGTGGCTTACATTATCGTCTTCGTGAGCGTCAAGAGATATTTTTCAAAATGGGGGAACTCCGAGGGGGAACATTTGTAGGAACGAGCTCCTCTCTTTTTAACCAATCTATCAGCGATGTTGCGGCAGTGAATAATAACCTGACTGTAACCAATTCTGTTATTACCAACTGGGGCAATTTCTATATGGATATTATGCAGATTAACCATGCTATCCAGTCTGTTCCAGATACAGATGCTCTGAATGAAACAGAAAAAAACTACTATATGGGCATACTGTACGGGTTGAGAAGTTTTTATTATTTCCACTTATTCCGTACTTATGGTGGGGTACCGTTGATAGAGACAGCACGTGTGATGGATGGTAGTTTTACTCCTGCCGATTTGAATCAGCCCCGTGCTACAGAAGAGGAAATTTACGCTTTTTTGGTGAAGGATATAAAGACATCGGACGATTATTTTGAAAAAGATGACTATACGATTAATTCTACGGACAAGAGTTCTTATTGGAGTAAAGCGGCAACCAAAATGCTTAAAGCAGAGATTCTGCTATGGGGATGTAAAGTAAGACCGATTGGCGGTGCTAATGTTTTCTCTAAGGATGTGTCTGCCGATTTGACTGCTGCCAAGCAAGCATTACAAGACGTTATAGATTCGGAGAAGTATGGCTTTGCCTCTACAACAAGCTTTGCGGATGTATTTGATGTCGCTAAAAAGGATAATAAGGAAATGATATTTGTAGTCCGTTACCTATTGAACGAAAAAGAAAATTTCTTTAGTAAATTCTTATATCCTACAAACACCAATTTGGTAGGTTTCCAAGATGCTGACGGTAATGTGTATGCTGGGGATAATGTGAACCCTTTGAATCTGAATGGCACCGCTTCTAATTTTCAGTATACCAAGGCTCTCTTTGATGAGTTCAGTAAAGATGATATTCGCCGTAGTACTACATTTTTTGATGTGTATAAAATAGAAGGCGGAGATGCAGCTATTCTTTTGACTAAGTTTATGGGTGAAATGGATAATGATACCCGCCGTTTCACTAATGACTGGCCTATCTATCGCTATGCAGATTTACAATTACTGTTGGCTGAGATAGTGACTATGCAAGGTGGCGATCCTACTACTTATATCAATAGTATTCGTCAACGTGCTTATGGCGATACTTATGCTAACCATAAATATCCGCAGTCAGGAGAAACGGCTGAAGATGCCATCCTAGAAGAACGTACGAAAGAATTTGTAGGTGAAGGTAAGCATTGGTATGACATTCGCCGTATGAAAGACGGTGATTTGGCTAAGGCTCTTCAAATCAACGTTACGGGTGACTTGGTAGAGAAACATTTGTTGTGGCCTATTGACGCAGCAGTGATGTCTAAAGATCCTCAGGTAGAACAAACACCGGGCTATTAA
- a CDS encoding fimbrillin family protein — protein sequence MKKQYTFLVLGLCAGLFTTACSDDDYTNDFTRPAGGNQIFFNCQSQLDENNKVIWAADSKIGLFCEQTETVNLAVGLAAPFVGKTEGLFYTQVVWNKEVGEHTFYVYAPYNKNNTSAKAIAGTLSNSQLQSGVTNTHLMNSALTYATTTSAEVETAVPMTFKHALGYMDISCKTAAKYAGWKVKSIEFSTEEGAPLAGEYKFDLTTGQFAIAEGSSKVQVKVDNAPELVLNEAFHGYMSINPLDLSAKQCKVTIVIEKAGEDNDLSLTGNLSSMKILAGEFNTLEVDMDTLTETELGDASIDLSANETANCYIVGKAGQEYRFNATVMGNGAVTPETTNYDSSLGVAPGIIPSPLVPVSASILWQSERSLLSGVKLKNNYIYFTLNGSDNTPLVPGNAVIAAYNDAGTIVWSWHIWITDVDLNSKVETYTIHSDFNSYDKLINPMMMDRNLGALSATCWSTNNDNSAQGMRYQWGRKDPFPERDNSAMASTTFMTTYDKENNMIPSFIGFVEGNNSSWSYTGTPIELVDIAKYPMCYIGTGAENWLKDGGNDLWGNPALTSKDAPTNDTGHKTIYDPCPPGYRVPHAYVWTGFVSVPGGGKYSTGAVEVNLASGTMTEVIANGGGTFSVGSTPIYPNTGYLNNASSGPIIKNPANRGQSWSNGIITSKNGSSLMYDKANFFPLRSQAKTFGYPVRCMKDTK from the coding sequence ATGAAAAAACAATATACATTTCTGGTCTTAGGACTCTGCGCAGGGCTTTTTACAACTGCATGCAGTGACGATGACTATACAAATGACTTTACACGTCCGGCAGGAGGAAATCAGATTTTCTTTAATTGTCAGTCACAGCTGGATGAAAACAATAAGGTAATTTGGGCGGCAGACAGCAAGATTGGTCTCTTTTGTGAACAAACAGAAACCGTTAATTTGGCTGTTGGTCTTGCGGCTCCTTTTGTAGGGAAGACTGAAGGTTTGTTCTACACACAGGTAGTGTGGAATAAAGAGGTGGGTGAGCATACTTTCTATGTATATGCACCGTATAACAAGAATAATACTTCTGCAAAAGCTATTGCCGGAACATTAAGTAATTCACAATTGCAGTCGGGTGTTACTAATACTCATTTGATGAATAGTGCTTTGACTTATGCCACGACTACTTCTGCCGAAGTAGAAACAGCTGTACCTATGACTTTCAAGCATGCATTAGGATATATGGATATCAGTTGTAAAACAGCAGCCAAGTATGCAGGTTGGAAAGTAAAGTCCATTGAATTCTCTACAGAAGAGGGGGCTCCTTTGGCAGGTGAGTATAAGTTCGACTTGACAACAGGTCAGTTTGCTATTGCCGAAGGTTCTTCTAAAGTACAGGTGAAAGTGGATAATGCTCCGGAATTAGTGCTGAATGAAGCCTTTCATGGATATATGTCTATAAATCCTTTGGACTTGTCGGCAAAACAATGTAAGGTAACGATAGTGATAGAAAAAGCTGGAGAAGATAATGACTTAAGCTTGACGGGTAACCTTTCTTCTATGAAGATTCTTGCTGGTGAATTTAATACACTGGAAGTAGATATGGATACACTAACTGAAACAGAATTGGGTGATGCTTCTATTGACTTGAGTGCAAATGAAACCGCAAACTGCTACATAGTAGGAAAGGCTGGACAAGAATATCGTTTTAATGCTACGGTTATGGGTAATGGAGCAGTAACTCCGGAAACTACAAATTATGATAGTAGTTTGGGTGTTGCTCCAGGTATAATTCCTTCTCCGTTGGTACCCGTTTCTGCTTCAATTTTATGGCAAAGTGAAAGAAGTTTGCTTTCTGGTGTAAAATTGAAGAATAACTACATTTATTTTACTTTGAATGGCTCTGATAATACTCCATTAGTACCAGGTAATGCTGTAATTGCAGCATATAATGATGCAGGAACTATTGTTTGGAGTTGGCATATTTGGATTACAGATGTGGATTTAAATTCCAAGGTAGAAACGTATACAATTCATAGTGATTTTAATAGCTATGATAAATTGATTAATCCTATGATGATGGATAGAAATCTGGGTGCACTTTCTGCTACATGCTGGTCTACAAATAATGATAACAGCGCGCAAGGTATGCGTTATCAATGGGGACGCAAGGATCCATTTCCAGAAAGAGACAATAGTGCTATGGCTTCAACCACCTTTATGACAACTTACGATAAAGAGAATAATATGATACCATCCTTTATTGGGTTTGTTGAGGGAAATAATAGCAGTTGGTCATATACAGGAACTCCAATCGAATTGGTTGATATTGCTAAATATCCCATGTGCTATATCGGTACAGGAGCTGAAAATTGGCTTAAGGATGGTGGTAATGATTTGTGGGGTAATCCTGCTTTGACATCAAAAGATGCACCTACAAATGATACAGGGCATAAAACTATTTATGATCCATGTCCACCGGGTTATCGTGTACCCCATGCTTATGTATGGACTGGATTTGTTAGTGTTCCAGGAGGAGGTAAATATTCTACAGGTGCTGTAGAAGTGAATCTTGCATCTGGTACAATGACAGAAGTTATAGCTAATGGCGGTGGAACTTTTAGTGTCGGTTCTACTCCTATCTATCCGAATACAGGCTATTTAAATAATGCATCTTCAGGACCGATAATAAAGAACCCTGCTAATAGAGGACAGTCTTGGAGTAATGGCATAATAACTTCAAAAAATGGTTCTTCTTTAATGTACGATAAGGCGAATTTCTTCCCATTAAGATCACAGGCTAAAACATTTGGTTATCCTGTTCGTTGCATGAAAGATACCAAATAG